A genome region from Fodinibius salicampi includes the following:
- a CDS encoding response regulator, producing MASVVGIVEDNKKIRDLIQRYLDMQDDFSCPVAVDSVEEMIDYLEEHAEPDVILMDIQLPGMSGIKGMGVIKEEYPDIEIIMLTVYHDSHKIFKALRAGASGYLLKHTSLPEIKESILKLLDGGAPMSPQIARKVITHFQDDNNKKDSDSNLTPREHDIVNGLVDGLSYKMIADRYDISIDTVRAHIRNIYKKLHVHSKAEVIAKSLKGEI from the coding sequence ATGGCTTCCGTAGTTGGTATTGTCGAAGACAACAAAAAGATTCGTGATCTAATTCAGCGTTACCTTGATATGCAGGATGATTTTAGCTGTCCCGTAGCGGTAGATTCGGTTGAGGAAATGATTGATTATTTGGAGGAACATGCCGAACCGGATGTTATATTAATGGATATCCAGCTCCCTGGGATGTCCGGCATCAAGGGGATGGGGGTTATTAAAGAGGAATATCCCGATATTGAAATTATAATGCTGACGGTCTATCACGATTCCCATAAAATATTTAAAGCATTGCGAGCAGGCGCTTCTGGTTACCTGCTCAAACATACCTCGCTGCCCGAGATTAAAGAATCTATTTTGAAATTGCTGGACGGTGGTGCTCCCATGTCGCCTCAAATAGCCCGGAAGGTGATCACTCATTTTCAGGATGATAACAATAAAAAGGACAGCGATTCGAATTTAACGCCGCGTGAGCACGATATCGTTAATGGATTGGTAGACGGACTCAGTTATAAAATGATTGCGGACCGGTACGACATCTCCATTGATACAGTACGTGCTCATATACGCAATATTTATAAAAAACTACACGTTCATTCTAAAGCAGAAGTGATTGCTAAATCCCTCAAGGGAGAAATTTAA
- a CDS encoding ligand-binding sensor domain-containing protein, translating to MRFYLLIVLFLAISFSEAEAQTLPFRTYSIENGLSESVVNDLLQDEDAYLWIATSYGLNRFDGIEFENYYMEDGLKENRIHSLYEDHKGWKWIGTAAGVNVIKSDSIQSVSALSPLNSSTVLDIYQDELNEYWFATDGEGVWHLDGNNNISQYGEVNGLGDDRVRKVLEDEEGILWFATRDGLTKLEDGNFRTFTERHGLPDDRLRDLTIGQDGTLWIGSRGGLCKLIGEVFRCFTENDGLVNNRIQSISVDQESGGLWIGTEEGVSFFIEESFTNYSVDQGLTNNIVQTTLYDREGNIWFGTFGGGINLFLGNHFRNYTVEEGLPNNVITDITEDRTGSHWISTYGGGIARLNNSGTTIYNSQDGLVDNKVYTMAFDSTEGLFIGTRWGLSIFREGVFQNFDETEVPYRKIRSLHRSEATDSWWLGTYGEGVLEYDNQDFQLWTEEEGLANNTVMAIEESEDSSLWFATYGGISQWKDSTFTTYGIQHGLPNNGVMDILIDKEGNLWAATFGGIARFDGENFEAITPEDGLPDEVCYFIEQDDRGIFWIGTNRGIIRFDYEAYKNAEPSDDRRPFKLITQAQGLVANEMNAGASFKDNEGDLWFGSVGGVTRFIPSMETMNAAPPSIHMKNLNAGGENVPLQGEIEIESDKRNITFSYVGINFTSPDQVEYQYRLRNSGEGWQMTTDRSVRYSSLSPGDYTFQLRARNNDGRWNEEQTELSFTVLAPFWMRWWFITAVIVAVIGLIFFIYNYYRVRKMVELERMRVRIASDLHDDVGSALTEIALQSDFLQTMDVADPLQDSLRQIGNQSRKIVSSLDDIVWSIDARNDTVGDLTDRMQDYVNNVLPEKEISYRFEGDTQEKLGVSLRENLYLIFKEAINNIAKHSNAGKVEIHLATNGQRFVMSIHDDGTGPQNERKTGQGLSNMKMRAKRIDADITFNNNKGFEVRVEGTA from the coding sequence ATGAGATTCTACCTACTCATCGTATTATTTTTGGCCATCAGTTTTAGTGAAGCGGAAGCACAGACATTGCCTTTTCGTACGTACTCCATTGAAAATGGTCTTAGTGAATCTGTGGTTAATGACCTGCTCCAGGATGAGGATGCCTATCTTTGGATTGCTACCAGCTATGGATTAAACCGATTTGATGGTATAGAATTCGAAAATTATTACATGGAAGACGGTCTTAAAGAAAACAGAATCCACTCCTTATACGAAGACCACAAGGGATGGAAGTGGATAGGGACCGCTGCCGGGGTAAACGTTATTAAGTCTGATAGTATTCAATCAGTATCAGCATTGTCTCCCCTGAATTCCAGCACTGTTTTGGATATATATCAAGACGAATTGAATGAATATTGGTTTGCAACGGATGGCGAGGGCGTTTGGCACTTGGATGGCAATAATAATATTAGTCAGTACGGAGAAGTGAATGGTCTGGGAGACGATCGCGTTCGTAAAGTTCTGGAAGATGAAGAGGGCATACTTTGGTTTGCCACACGGGACGGACTAACCAAGCTGGAAGATGGGAACTTTCGAACTTTCACCGAGCGCCACGGGCTGCCCGACGATCGTCTCCGTGATCTTACAATAGGACAGGATGGTACATTATGGATTGGCAGCCGCGGGGGGCTTTGTAAACTTATTGGAGAGGTATTCAGATGTTTTACAGAAAATGATGGATTGGTAAATAATCGCATTCAGTCTATTTCGGTGGATCAGGAGTCGGGGGGACTCTGGATAGGGACAGAAGAAGGTGTTAGCTTTTTTATTGAAGAATCATTTACCAACTATTCTGTTGATCAAGGGCTCACCAATAATATTGTGCAGACCACCTTATATGATCGGGAAGGAAATATTTGGTTTGGGACATTTGGAGGAGGCATAAATCTGTTTTTAGGTAACCATTTCAGGAATTATACTGTGGAAGAGGGATTGCCTAATAATGTTATAACGGATATAACGGAAGATAGAACAGGAAGCCACTGGATTTCTACCTATGGTGGAGGGATCGCCAGATTGAATAATTCCGGGACGACAATTTATAACAGTCAGGATGGGTTGGTAGATAATAAAGTCTATACGATGGCCTTTGACAGTACCGAGGGACTATTTATCGGTACCAGATGGGGCTTAAGCATCTTCAGAGAAGGAGTATTCCAGAATTTTGACGAAACCGAGGTCCCGTATAGAAAAATACGGTCATTACACAGGTCAGAGGCCACGGATAGTTGGTGGTTGGGTACCTACGGAGAGGGAGTACTAGAATATGATAACCAAGACTTTCAACTCTGGACAGAGGAAGAAGGACTGGCTAATAATACGGTAATGGCGATTGAGGAATCAGAAGATAGTTCGCTCTGGTTTGCCACTTACGGAGGGATTAGTCAGTGGAAAGACAGTACTTTCACCACCTATGGCATTCAGCATGGGTTACCGAACAATGGGGTAATGGATATTCTTATTGACAAAGAAGGAAATTTATGGGCTGCCACATTTGGTGGAATTGCCCGGTTTGATGGTGAGAATTTTGAGGCTATAACGCCAGAAGATGGATTGCCCGATGAGGTATGCTATTTTATAGAACAAGACGATCGTGGTATTTTTTGGATCGGGACGAACAGAGGGATTATCCGCTTTGATTATGAAGCTTATAAGAATGCAGAACCATCCGATGACAGGCGTCCTTTTAAACTTATTACCCAGGCACAGGGACTGGTTGCCAATGAAATGAATGCAGGAGCTTCATTTAAAGATAATGAGGGTGATTTATGGTTTGGATCGGTAGGAGGTGTTACACGCTTTATTCCGTCTATGGAAACCATGAATGCAGCCCCTCCCAGTATTCATATGAAAAATCTTAATGCCGGAGGAGAAAATGTACCTTTACAAGGAGAGATCGAAATTGAAAGCGACAAGCGGAATATCACTTTTTCTTATGTAGGTATTAATTTTACTTCACCAGATCAGGTGGAATATCAGTATAGGCTAAGAAATTCCGGTGAGGGGTGGCAGATGACTACAGATCGAAGTGTTCGTTATTCTTCGCTGAGTCCCGGTGACTATACCTTCCAGTTGCGGGCTCGTAATAATGATGGGCGGTGGAATGAAGAACAAACAGAGTTGTCGTTTACCGTACTGGCTCCATTTTGGATGCGTTGGTGGTTTATTACTGCAGTTATAGTGGCCGTTATTGGACTAATATTTTTTATATATAACTATTATCGTGTTCGTAAGATGGTAGAGTTGGAGCGGATGCGCGTGCGCATAGCAAGTGATCTTCATGATGATGTGGGATCGGCACTCACGGAAATTGCTTTACAGTCAGATTTCCTCCAGACGATGGATGTCGCCGATCCTCTTCAGGATTCGCTCCGCCAAATTGGAAACCAAAGCCGAAAAATTGTATCCAGTCTTGATGACATCGTTTGGTCCATAGATGCACGCAATGACACAGTAGGGGATCTTACCGATCGAATGCAGGATTATGTGAACAACGTACTGCCCGAGAAAGAGATCAGCTATCGTTTTGAGGGCGATACGCAAGAAAAACTTGGAGTATCATTGCGAGAAAACCTGTACCTTATTTTTAAAGAAGCAATTAATAATATAGCCAAGCATTCTAATGCAGGCAAGGTAGAGATTCATTTGGCAACAAACGGTCAACGTTTTGTAATGAGTATTCATGATGACGGAACCGGTCCTCAAAACGAACGTAAAACGGGACAGGGTTTGTCTAACATGAAGATGCGAGCGAAACGTATTGATGCGGATATTACATTTAATAATAACAAGGGTTTTGAAGTACGGGTAGAAGGTACAGCCTGA
- a CDS encoding sigma-70 family RNA polymerase sigma factor: MARSSGISTRESESLDRYLQEIGKEKLITPEDEVRLAKEIQKGSQKALEDLTKANLRFVVSVAKQYQNQGLSLGDLINEGNLGLIKAAKRFDETRGFKFISYAVWWIRQSILQALAEQSRIVRLPLNRVGALNKIGKELSKLEQEYERVPSAAELAESLDMTVSEVADTLKISGRHLSVDAPFAQGEDNRLLDVLENEETPDPDNDLMGESLKVEIERALSKLTDREAEVIRLYFGIGREHSLTLEEIGERFDLTRERVRQIKEKALRKLRHHNRSAALRAYLG, from the coding sequence GTGGCCAGAAGTTCAGGAATTTCTACTCGCGAATCGGAATCCCTCGATCGCTATCTACAAGAGATTGGTAAAGAGAAACTTATTACACCGGAAGACGAGGTCAGGCTTGCCAAAGAGATACAGAAAGGCAGCCAAAAAGCCCTCGAAGATTTAACAAAAGCCAATCTTCGTTTTGTCGTTTCCGTAGCTAAGCAGTACCAAAATCAGGGATTGTCACTTGGAGATCTTATTAATGAAGGTAATTTGGGACTGATTAAAGCTGCAAAACGTTTTGATGAAACTCGGGGATTTAAGTTTATTTCTTATGCGGTTTGGTGGATTCGACAATCCATTCTGCAGGCACTGGCAGAGCAAAGCCGTATTGTTCGTCTGCCGCTCAACAGAGTTGGGGCGCTGAATAAGATCGGTAAAGAGCTTTCAAAGCTGGAGCAGGAGTACGAACGTGTGCCTTCTGCCGCAGAGCTTGCCGAAAGTCTGGATATGACCGTATCAGAAGTTGCAGACACTCTTAAAATTTCAGGACGCCACCTTTCTGTGGATGCTCCTTTTGCTCAGGGCGAAGATAATCGCCTGCTGGACGTTCTTGAGAACGAGGAAACTCCGGATCCCGATAATGATCTGATGGGGGAATCGCTCAAGGTGGAGATTGAGCGGGCACTGTCTAAGCTGACCGACCGGGAAGCAGAAGTAATTCGCCTGTATTTTGGAATTGGTCGGGAGCACTCGTTAACCCTTGAAGAAATTGGTGAACGCTTTGACCTGACGCGGGAGCGCGTTCGGCAAATTAAGGAGAAAGCACTAAGAAAGCTTCGCCACCATAATCGAAGCGCAGCTCTCCGAGCCTATCTCGGTTAA
- a CDS encoding phosphopentomutase, translating into MMGNCYLIVIDGLGVGAQEDAADYGDEGENTLGHLCEATGCKLPNMQRMGLGNIVPLTSVPMIEDPICAYGKMQERSAGKDSTTGHWELAGIQLGRPFPTYPEGFPKEVINSFCGGIGKEKVLVNKPYSGTQVINDYGEEHLDTTYPIVYTSADSVFQVAAHVDVTPVDELYDWCEFARNQVLTEDHGVGRVIARPFKGEAGSFERISEKRHDFSISPPDYNLLGRLKEEGINTYSIGKVVDLFAEEYFTQFRRTKHNAEGISQLLSLMSAVSDSFVFVNLIDTDQMYGHRQDPSGYAECLQEIDRAIPAIISKLEEDDLLIITSDHGNDPTSNSTDHSREYVPVLLFPGSKAAQVNLGTRQTFSDVACTVASYFGIPAEFSGKSMLEKA; encoded by the coding sequence ATTATGGGTAATTGTTATCTAATTGTTATTGATGGTTTGGGCGTAGGTGCACAGGAAGATGCCGCTGACTATGGGGATGAAGGAGAAAATACATTGGGACACCTTTGTGAGGCAACAGGTTGCAAACTTCCGAATATGCAGCGCATGGGGTTGGGAAATATCGTTCCGTTAACATCGGTTCCAATGATCGAAGATCCTATTTGTGCCTATGGTAAAATGCAGGAACGATCGGCCGGTAAGGATTCAACAACCGGACACTGGGAGCTTGCCGGAATTCAGCTGGGCCGACCTTTCCCAACGTATCCGGAGGGTTTTCCCAAGGAAGTAATTAATTCTTTCTGCGGGGGGATTGGCAAGGAAAAAGTATTGGTTAATAAACCATACTCCGGAACCCAGGTTATTAATGATTATGGGGAAGAGCATCTGGATACAACGTATCCCATAGTTTACACCTCGGCAGATAGTGTGTTCCAGGTAGCCGCGCATGTGGATGTAACACCTGTTGATGAATTGTACGATTGGTGTGAGTTTGCACGTAATCAGGTGCTTACCGAAGATCATGGAGTAGGACGGGTTATTGCCCGCCCGTTTAAGGGAGAAGCCGGTAGTTTTGAACGCATTTCAGAAAAAAGACACGATTTTTCTATTTCGCCCCCAGATTATAATCTTTTGGGCCGATTGAAAGAAGAAGGAATTAACACCTATTCAATTGGTAAGGTCGTAGATCTTTTTGCAGAAGAATACTTTACCCAGTTCCGACGAACCAAACACAATGCAGAAGGGATTTCTCAGTTGCTGAGCCTAATGTCTGCAGTTTCAGATAGTTTCGTATTTGTAAACCTGATTGATACGGACCAAATGTATGGACATCGGCAGGATCCTTCGGGTTATGCCGAATGCCTGCAAGAAATTGATCGGGCGATACCGGCTATTATAAGTAAACTGGAAGAAGATGATTTATTGATCATTACATCAGATCATGGAAATGATCCTACTTCAAACAGTACTGATCATAGCCGGGAATATGTGCCGGTATTACTGTTTCCGGGATCAAAAGCCGCACAAGTTAATCTTGGAACGCGACAGACCTTTAGTGATGTTGCATGTACTGTGGCAAGTTATTTCGGTATACCAGCCGAATTTAGTGGAAAAAGTATGCTTGAAAAGGCATAG
- a CDS encoding GAF domain-containing protein: protein MDSYASVQKKDRSNADIMGQKRQEKALREFKHVLKNLIFLLRSASEMETVYMYWVNRSRRQFVLETKSTALENVMFKDRLQFDDHFLNEYKDITEPKAVEIGNNNLKEESLKHYYNEVPVRYVTMLPFVNNGETVAITVLESKNNVFTEDQSEVIHSYIEALRNVLNTYLEISDLYEQQNEWIDYEDSVNQLDVRCHRTEMVKRLLNIIQEYLNEGGVSFIARGMESWCNVLNSDGAQDPLPIGMSIEDRSIASEAIENGEPEFAIHFNNSPKRISPREPHTEGASIAIPMLMNDRRQGVVLVYDKNPLIFKESTKHKLINLVRVAALQIIANDPNIDIDAPVFANKYGAFMPDFWEKTVDIELRNNGEEQNDFHTWFGLLTLSNLPKLRTKMRIDQLDQMQRDLVTALNPGQFGYTGMLGYHSDYVYSFLIQNKDQKALEKWISALRDKFSNSFELSNGMHIETGINVGFVELNGDYEDSYQVLSNAKTALSDATKSK from the coding sequence ATGGACAGTTATGCTTCCGTACAGAAAAAAGACCGATCAAATGCAGATATTATGGGACAAAAACGCCAGGAAAAGGCCCTGCGTGAGTTTAAACACGTATTAAAAAACTTAATTTTTCTGTTGCGAAGTGCTTCCGAGATGGAAACGGTTTATATGTACTGGGTAAATCGTTCCCGCCGGCAGTTTGTACTTGAGACTAAATCCACCGCTCTTGAAAATGTGATGTTTAAAGATCGTCTTCAGTTCGATGATCACTTTCTGAATGAATACAAAGATATTACGGAACCTAAGGCAGTTGAAATAGGGAATAATAATCTAAAAGAAGAATCTCTTAAACACTACTATAATGAAGTGCCAGTGCGGTATGTTACGATGTTGCCATTCGTGAATAATGGTGAGACCGTTGCGATTACCGTATTGGAGTCCAAAAATAATGTCTTTACCGAAGATCAAAGCGAGGTTATTCATTCCTATATTGAGGCCCTTCGTAATGTTTTAAATACCTATCTGGAGATTAGTGATCTTTACGAGCAGCAAAACGAATGGATAGATTATGAAGACTCCGTTAACCAACTGGATGTACGCTGCCACCGTACAGAAATGGTTAAGAGGCTATTAAATATAATCCAGGAATATCTGAATGAAGGCGGAGTTTCATTTATAGCGCGAGGCATGGAAAGCTGGTGTAATGTGCTAAATTCTGATGGTGCGCAAGATCCACTTCCTATTGGTATGAGTATCGAAGATCGATCCATAGCCAGTGAAGCTATTGAAAACGGCGAGCCGGAATTTGCTATTCACTTTAATAATAGTCCCAAACGCATATCTCCCCGCGAGCCCCACACCGAGGGGGCCAGTATTGCCATTCCGATGCTTATGAATGATCGTCGGCAGGGGGTAGTATTAGTTTACGATAAAAACCCGCTAATATTTAAAGAGTCAACGAAACACAAACTTATAAACCTGGTTCGGGTAGCGGCTCTTCAAATCATTGCAAACGATCCGAATATTGATATTGATGCTCCGGTATTTGCCAACAAGTATGGAGCATTTATGCCGGATTTTTGGGAGAAGACAGTGGATATTGAGCTTCGCAATAATGGAGAGGAGCAAAATGACTTCCATACTTGGTTTGGGCTTTTGACCCTGTCAAATTTGCCCAAGCTCAGGACAAAAATGCGTATTGATCAGCTTGACCAGATGCAACGCGACCTTGTTACTGCTTTAAATCCGGGGCAATTCGGTTATACGGGAATGTTGGGTTACCATTCGGATTATGTGTACTCTTTTTTGATTCAAAATAAAGATCAGAAAGCCCTTGAAAAATGGATATCTGCTTTACGCGATAAATTCAGCAATTCGTTTGAGCTATCAAACGGGATGCATATAGAGACAGGCATAAATGTAGGCTTCGTAGAGCTGAATGGGGATTATGAAGATTCCTACCAGGTACTGTCTAATGCTAAAACTGCCTTGTCAGACGCAACAAAATCCAAATAA
- a CDS encoding M3 family oligoendopeptidase, whose translation MSTKEAEETSAQYVEWDLSDLYESVDDPALKKDKERVREQAKQFASNYKGEVASFDAQEMKKALQDYEEIMELLGKIGSYAQLIWSTETSNAKYGKLVQEANELSSEIQQQLVFFDVEWLDVDDEQAETLIESKTLSHYKHYLETSRRYKEYVLSEKEEQVLSAKKVTGRSAWNRFFDETMGAARFELDGEELTQQQVLSKLHESDRDLRKRAHESLTNTFEELSRPLTFVFNTLLADKHTDDKLRGYESWISSRNLSNEIDDETVEILVNSVTDNYDLVHRFYELKRSLLDYEELYDYDRYAPLLKNEKEIEWEEAQDMVLDSYSDFHQDMGDIAGKFFKQRWIDAAIKPGKRGGAYSASTVPSVHPYVFMNYDGKIRDVQTLAHELGHGVHQYLSREQGALQANTPLTTAETASVFGEMLVFQRLMSRLADPKEKLALLIGKIDDTIATVFRQISMNRFEHAIHTKRREEGELTTEEFSQLWRKTQNDIYGDSVTLTENYNLWWCYIPHFLHTPGYVYAYAFGELLVLALYEEYRQSKNGFSDRYIEMLRAGGSDWPEHIVGKLGLDITQPDFWNKGLVAVEQMIEQAEELAQKVR comes from the coding sequence ATGAGTACAAAAGAAGCAGAAGAAACAAGTGCGCAATATGTTGAGTGGGACCTCTCAGATCTTTATGAATCGGTGGATGATCCTGCACTGAAAAAGGATAAAGAAAGGGTTCGGGAACAGGCAAAGCAGTTTGCATCGAACTATAAAGGGGAAGTTGCTTCCTTTGATGCCCAGGAAATGAAAAAAGCGCTGCAGGATTATGAAGAAATTATGGAGCTGCTGGGAAAGATCGGCTCCTATGCCCAGCTGATCTGGTCCACCGAAACCTCCAATGCGAAATATGGGAAGCTGGTTCAGGAGGCCAATGAGCTATCCTCGGAAATACAGCAACAGCTGGTCTTTTTTGATGTGGAGTGGCTGGATGTGGATGATGAGCAGGCGGAAACACTTATTGAGAGCAAAACCCTCAGTCACTATAAGCATTACCTGGAAACTTCCCGCCGCTATAAAGAGTATGTGCTCAGCGAAAAAGAAGAGCAGGTACTGTCCGCCAAAAAAGTAACGGGCCGGAGCGCATGGAATCGCTTTTTTGATGAAACGATGGGAGCCGCCCGCTTTGAACTGGATGGGGAAGAACTCACTCAGCAGCAAGTGCTAAGTAAATTGCACGAATCGGACCGGGACCTTCGAAAACGTGCCCATGAATCCCTTACCAATACATTCGAGGAACTAAGTCGTCCGCTTACCTTTGTCTTTAATACTTTGCTGGCTGATAAGCATACCGACGACAAGCTGAGGGGGTACGAAAGCTGGATTTCATCCCGGAATTTATCCAACGAGATCGACGATGAAACGGTGGAAATCCTCGTCAACTCTGTAACAGATAATTATGATTTGGTGCACCGTTTCTATGAGCTGAAGCGTTCGCTGTTGGATTACGAAGAGCTTTATGATTACGACCGCTATGCTCCGCTCTTAAAAAACGAAAAGGAGATTGAGTGGGAAGAAGCCCAGGATATGGTGTTGGATTCCTATTCAGACTTTCATCAGGATATGGGAGATATCGCCGGAAAGTTTTTCAAACAGCGATGGATCGATGCCGCTATCAAGCCCGGTAAAAGGGGAGGGGCCTATTCCGCAAGTACCGTCCCTTCCGTACATCCGTATGTTTTTATGAATTACGACGGAAAGATACGCGATGTGCAAACCTTGGCTCATGAATTGGGCCATGGGGTCCATCAGTATCTATCCCGCGAGCAGGGAGCGTTGCAGGCTAATACTCCGCTTACCACGGCCGAAACCGCCTCCGTTTTTGGGGAGATGCTGGTATTTCAACGGTTGATGAGCCGGCTTGCTGATCCCAAAGAAAAATTGGCGCTGTTAATTGGAAAAATTGATGATACCATTGCAACCGTGTTTCGCCAGATTTCAATGAACAGGTTTGAGCACGCCATTCATACCAAACGCCGCGAGGAAGGTGAATTGACTACGGAAGAATTTTCTCAGCTGTGGCGCAAAACCCAGAACGATATTTACGGCGATTCTGTAACTCTCACAGAAAATTATAATCTTTGGTGGTGCTATATTCCTCACTTTTTACATACGCCCGGCTACGTTTATGCCTATGCTTTTGGAGAATTGCTGGTTCTGGCCCTTTATGAAGAATACCGACAGTCAAAGAACGGTTTTTCCGATCGCTATATAGAGATGCTCCGGGCGGGGGGATCAGATTGGCCGGAACATATTGTGGGTAAACTGGGTCTTGATATAACCCAGCCGGACTTTTGGAATAAGGGACTGGTTGCCGTGGAACAGATGATTGAACAGGCTGAAGAATTGGCGCAAAAAGTAAGGTAA
- a CDS encoding VIT1/CCC1 transporter family protein, whose protein sequence is MKKKITIDNYLDSHYIHRSNWLRAAVLGANDGIISISSLAIGVATASATRDPILLATMAGLVAGALSMAAGEYVSVSSQTDIEKADIKREKQELEEMPEAEIKILAQIYERRGLKKETSLQVAKELTEADALGTHIRDELGINEISQAKPIQAALASGGAFTAGGLLPLIVTLFAPVSQVEFFLYGFTILSLIILGVVSAKTGGSNITKAVIRIVIWGTIAMGLSALVGYIFGVNV, encoded by the coding sequence ATGAAAAAAAAGATAACCATTGACAACTATTTAGATAGCCATTATATACACCGAAGTAATTGGTTAAGAGCAGCCGTTCTTGGAGCAAATGACGGTATAATCTCTATTTCAAGCCTTGCTATCGGAGTAGCAACGGCCAGCGCAACAAGAGATCCAATTTTATTAGCAACCATGGCAGGTCTCGTTGCGGGAGCATTATCTATGGCCGCCGGAGAATATGTATCTGTTAGTTCACAAACTGACATTGAGAAAGCTGATATCAAACGGGAAAAACAAGAACTTGAAGAAATGCCCGAAGCTGAAATAAAAATTTTGGCACAGATTTATGAAAGAAGGGGCCTTAAGAAAGAGACTTCATTACAAGTAGCAAAAGAATTAACTGAAGCAGACGCACTTGGGACGCACATTCGTGACGAATTAGGAATCAATGAAATAAGTCAAGCGAAACCAATTCAAGCAGCCTTAGCATCAGGTGGTGCATTTACAGCTGGTGGGCTTTTACCTTTAATTGTTACACTTTTTGCACCTGTCTCACAAGTAGAATTTTTCCTATATGGGTTTACTATTTTATCTCTCATTATTCTTGGTGTTGTATCAGCTAAGACTGGTGGTTCAAACATTACTAAAGCTGTGATACGGATTGTAATCTGGGGAACCATTGCAATGGGTTTATCCGCATTAGTTGGTTACATTTTTGGTGTCAATGTTTAA
- a CDS encoding amidohydrolase family protein: MASCNQPAKYELVIENVGFFNGVEDKGIVNIAINSDTIAAVSTEPLLSDSTIDGADKYLIPGLINSHTHIWRAEDLKAGYEVGILANIGTHASDEKRDSLIKEKSKEEGYPFYYTSGIAATVPGGHPTQVSPNPIETINDTVSVKEFVDHRIANGADFIKIVREDHDFFIFPAQPTLSYDQIEKIIDYTHSLGYKAVVHIGMLSEMVKIAEFKPDGFVHMWSYSDESKLTDEHLSKIQESGAFVVPTAILIPRGFENAKIRGEKAAEWAKENFISVEETLEGIRRMHQAGIMIVAGTDVGATSTINWDTDLLAELDLYSEAGLSNLEVLKTATGNAAKAWDIPVGRLGVGSKANMVLLNGNPLENLEALKDINKIWKATLAED; encoded by the coding sequence ATGGCATCATGTAACCAACCCGCTAAATATGAGTTGGTTATCGAAAATGTGGGCTTTTTCAACGGAGTAGAAGACAAGGGAATCGTTAATATTGCTATAAACTCCGACACCATTGCTGCAGTTAGTACGGAACCGCTGCTTTCAGACTCAACCATAGATGGTGCCGACAAATACCTGATTCCCGGCCTGATAAATAGTCACACTCATATCTGGCGAGCGGAAGACCTAAAAGCGGGATATGAAGTAGGGATTTTAGCGAATATAGGTACCCATGCCAGTGACGAAAAAAGAGACAGCCTGATTAAGGAAAAAAGTAAAGAGGAAGGATATCCATTCTATTATACATCCGGAATTGCAGCAACAGTACCCGGCGGACATCCAACCCAGGTAAGTCCCAATCCGATTGAAACAATCAATGACACCGTTTCAGTAAAAGAATTTGTGGACCATCGAATTGCTAATGGCGCCGATTTTATCAAAATAGTGCGGGAAGACCATGATTTTTTCATCTTCCCGGCACAGCCAACTCTTAGCTATGATCAGATTGAAAAAATCATCGATTATACCCATAGCTTGGGTTACAAAGCCGTAGTTCACATAGGTATGCTGTCAGAAATGGTAAAAATTGCTGAATTCAAACCCGATGGCTTCGTTCATATGTGGAGTTATAGTGACGAGTCGAAACTTACAGATGAACACCTTTCCAAGATTCAAGAAAGCGGGGCATTTGTTGTTCCCACAGCAATCCTCATACCCCGAGGATTTGAAAATGCAAAGATACGAGGGGAAAAAGCAGCTGAGTGGGCAAAAGAAAATTTTATTTCCGTAGAAGAAACATTAGAAGGAATAAGACGCATGCATCAGGCAGGTATAATGATCGTTGCAGGGACAGATGTAGGAGCAACTTCTACCATAAACTGGGACACTGATTTGCTGGCAGAATTAGATCTTTACAGTGAAGCGGGCCTTTCAAATCTTGAAGTTTTAAAAACAGCAACGGGGAATGCAGCCAAAGCCTGGGATATACCTGTGGGAAGGCTTGGCGTAGGAAGTAAAGCGAATATGGTACTCCTTAATGGAAATCCTTTGGAAAACTTAGAAGCTCTTAAGGATATAAATAAAATTTGGAAAGCGACATTGGCTGAAGATTAA